Proteins encoded within one genomic window of Amycolatopsis sp. 2-15:
- a CDS encoding SHOCT domain-containing protein translates to MPYWHYGTGGGWLGPLLVVIVLLVLLAATGVITARLVGRGTQHKADDDSAVDILRERFARGEIDQDEYERRRAALKR, encoded by the coding sequence ATGCCTTACTGGCACTACGGCACCGGAGGAGGCTGGCTCGGCCCCCTACTCGTGGTGATCGTGCTGCTCGTCCTGCTGGCGGCCACCGGAGTGATCACGGCACGGCTCGTCGGGCGCGGTACCCAGCACAAGGCGGACGACGACAGCGCCGTGGACATCCTGCGCGAGCGCTTCGCTCGGGGCGAAATCGACCAGGACGAATACGAGCGGCGTCGCGCCGCGCTCAAGCGCTGA